One Coffea eugenioides isolate CCC68of chromosome 2, Ceug_1.0, whole genome shotgun sequence genomic window, CATTCAAAAATTATGAGAATTCAAGTTAAAAACTACTGAATCATTTAGAGAATTATTTTTGGAGCCTTCATTTTAATTTCGAGAATCATCCCTAAATATGTCTGACTTACAAAGTATGAATGCTGATGTGATTACAGGTACAGGACATTTGGTGATCCTCCAGCACAAAGAGCAGCAGAAGATATTGCCTTTGCTGTAGCTCTCTTCTTTGCCAGGAATGGAACCCTTAACAATTACTACATGGTTAGTAGCACCTCCTAAGAATCATGATCCCCAAATAAGAGATTATGTTGTTCAACAACCTTGCGCTTGCATGCAGTACCACGGCGGAACAAATTTTGGTCGAACAAGCTCTTCCTTTGTGACAACTCGCTACTATGATGAGGCTCCTTTGGATGAATTCGGTTAGCGTCCATAAGCGTAAATTCAATAGTTTCAAGGAACCAAGTGATCAAATACACAATGACATTCATTTCGCTTTCCATTCAGGCTTGCCGAGGGAACCCAAATTCGGTCACCTCAGAGACTTGCACAGGGCCTTAAGATTGTCCAAAAAGGCTTTGCTTTGGGGCACTCCAAGCGTACAGCAGATTGATCAGGACTTACAGGTAATTGAGAATTTAAGTTGATCGAGAGAGGTAGAAAAACACCATGGTAAGTAAGAGTCTCTTGTTAAACTTTCTAGTccagaagaaacaataaaaaaatatatgtacGTTCTTCTCTGCAGGTCATAACATACGAGAATCCCAATGTTCAGAATGTTTGTGCTGCTTTCTTGATTAACAATCGTACAACAACTCCAGCCACGATAAGTTTTAGGGGTGTGGATTACTATTTGCCTGCAAAATCCATTAGCATCCTGCCAGACTGCAAGACTGTAGTTTACAACACTGTAACGGTAATTTTATGTTCCCTTGTCTCGCCCCCTAAAGTCCCCCAGTTAAAGGAACAGTGACTTTTACTAAAAATCTTTCCATTTCTTTTTGGggttttaacaaaaaaaaaaaaaaaacgaacaGATTGCGTCACAACACAACTCAAGAAACTTCGAAGAATCAAGCAAGGTGGGAGTTCTTGACTGGGAATTTTTTTCAGAAAGCATCCCAAGCATGGACCAGTTGTCACAGGAGAGCAAGGCACCATTGGAGCTGTACAGTCTGACAAAGGATACTTCAGATTATGCCTGGTACCGCACCAGGTAATTGTGACATCTTAAACAAGCCTATAGAAGATAAAACAATATATACACACACGCACACCACAAGAGACTCAAATATAACTCAAAATGCAAAAAGGCCTTGGTAGAACCACATATACTGAGGTGTATATACTACAAAAATATTTCTGTGAACGTCATGATTTATAACCTTTCATAATAATTATTGCAGCATCCATTTTGACAAACGCGATTTACCAATGAAGGCTGGAGTTATCCCAGTCCTCCAGGTTTTGAGTCTTGGTCACGCATTGCTTGCTTATGTGAATGGAGAGTACATAGGTAAACGAAAATTCAGAACACCAAAAGAAAGAAGCTTGACTTGTAGTAATACAAGAATTGAACCTACCATTAGCTAAGTTCATGATAATTGCTCAATTTCAGGATTCCAACATGGAAACAACATCGAGAAGAGCTTTGTATTCCAGAAACCTATTAGCTTGAAACCTGGTGTTAACGAGATTTCATTGTTGGGAATGACTGTTGGATTTCCGGTATATCTGTTACTCTTGCTACTTTAAATTCAATTTGTTCCCCGCAGAAATTTTCCCTGACAGAGAACGTTCTTTCATTGATACAGAATAGCGGAGCCTACATGGAGAAGAGGTTTGCTGGACCACGAGTTGTGACACTCCAAGGTTTGATGTCTGGTACACTTGACATCACAATGAACAATTGGAAGCACCAGGTTGGCTTAAATGGCGAAAGGCTCCAATATTTCACTGAAGAAGGCTCAAGCAAAGTGGGCTGGAAGAAGTTAAACGCAGCAGGAAACTTAGGCGGGGTAAATGCTCCCCTTACATGGTACAAGGTAATAAAAAGAATAGTAGCGGTGTTTTTGCACTTCGACTTTAAACAAGGCAAATGCACAACTCTAGAACAGAATCTTGCTAGTAGTCCAGAAACAAAAAAGACAAGGAGCAATGCCCTTAATGAATCGGTGTGTTTAATTTTCAGACATATTTTGATGCCCCAGAGGGCAATGGTCCAGTTGCCATCCAAATGGATAAAATGGCCAAGGGGATGATCTGGGTCAACGGCAGAAACATCGGTCGCTATTGGGTATCTTTCCTCTCTCCCCTGGGGCAACCTACTCAATCTGAGTAAGTATAATCCTACTACTTCTTGTACCTTCAATCAAGAATGAAACTAGCTAGTTGTAACTAACTTGAGAATCTATCAAGAATACGTtgtaattcttttttttcccccttattCAGGTACCATATTCCAAGAGCTTTCTTGAAGCAAACTAAGAATCTCCTAGTTGTTCTTGAGGAAACCGGAGGAGATCCAAGAGAAATCAAGCTCGTAACAGTCAACAGAGATACCATTTGCAGCTTCATCACCGAATATCACCCACCCCAAGTGAAATCATGGGTAAGGACTGGAGACCAAATGCGCGCAGTTGTGGAGAATATCACATCAGGAGCTCATCTAAACTGTCCTGGCAACCAAGTAATCAAAGCAATTGAATTTGCAAGCTTTGGTGATCCTTATGGAGTCTGTGGAACATTTGCCATTGGAGAATGCAATGCGCCAAATGCCCTCCAAATTGCTGAACAggtaaattttaaaaaaaaaaaaaaatccactagCACGACTAGGTAAATGTAATGAACCCCCGTTGAAAGACCAGGAGTTAATATATTCGATCGCTGATGCTAATGATGACTGCTCCAATAAAAATGTGATTGCTGCTAACTTGTTTTCTCGGTGGATTTGAACAGTATTGCAAAGGGAAGAAGGAGTGCACAATTCCAATGGATAAAGGACTTTTCTTTGGGGCCAACGACGCTTGCCCACAAATTGCAAAAACATTGGCAGTGCAGGCCAGGTGTGGCAACCCAGGGAATAACTCTTCTTAATTAAGAGGGTGTCTGTCAGATAGAGTAGAAAGAGCATTGTTGATTTTTATGTTAATCAAAAAAATTGAGACTCTGGATTTAAGGCCTGGTAGATTCAATCTTTTAACTCCACTTTGAACTGTATAATGCTGCAGTCGAAAGCTCGTTCTCTGTATTGCTTCCATCTCCTGCGGTATTATTCCGCCTTTTTATCTTTTGAGTAAATAATTTTAAGGAGAAGCTAATTTTCTCCGTAGCTTCTCCAGCATCTCTATGTTTTCTTGTAGCATTAATTTCCTTTTTTCACCAGCGAATCACTTCATCGGTGCGAAAACTTGCTTAATCGAGAAGAAAAATAATTGCCAAAGTCTGACACCTGATCAAAGGAAGACAATGGTTTATAAATAttcatgtaatttttttttccgtGTTACCGAGGATCGGAAAGGTTTACAAAATTTCGCTTTGGAGTGTCCTTTGGCACAATAGCATCTAAACAGCAGCTTCCAGCTTTAATCTTGAAACGTCTGTTTGATGATTATAGTAGACTTCTACTCGACTATATTATGTAATCCACTTAAGAGTAATAGCAATCGTTAATTTTATCGGCTAGGACTGTAGGTTTTGTACAAATTTATGGATCAATCCCTGAgcttttcctcttcttcttttcatttttccatttgtATGCTGATTCTACatcttcttttactttttatctttttttttgggggggaaaAATATCATCAGCTATATACTTTGTGAATTGCATACACGTACTAGACATTAGTGACCCTGGTTTATGATCTAATTTTGTTTAAGTAAAACAAGAAGTCTGGGGATTGAGCGAGAAGGCCAAAACAAATGCTGCGAGACAGTAGACACAACTACCCATTCTACATGATGGGAGTATGGGACTGTTGAACAGAGTGAGATCAATATGAAACTGACCAAATCAGTAGGGATTATACTATTCCCTCTAATTCtgaaaccccaaaaaaaaaaaaaaaattttttgctcGTCTTTCAAAGCTCTTCCACCCCCTCCCCCCCAACCACACccaacaagagagagagagggagtcATGGAGAAGAATTAACCAGCCATATCCAagtatcaaaaaaaaaaaagtggcatCAGGCTATTCAAATACCATATGGTTGGCGAAAGAAGATGGAGCAAACTCATACCTCAGGAGAATACTGCGTAGCCATGCTACTACGTGCATGCATGCATGCTGACACCTTATTTATGGATGAACGCTACGTGAATTGACGATTAAATTTCACCTTCTTTCTCTGGTTAGTGATTTAGAAATTGAGAGGTAGGCAAGCTAACAAGAACAAGTCACAGGACTTTGCCATCAACCTTCAATTCGAAACATAAATGGGGAATTTAAGGACATAAAAGATAAGAAATATCCCAATTTAGTTAATTGAATATGATATCAAGGGGCAAGGAGCTAGATTATTTCAAGATTAGTGCTTTATCGTATGTAATAACTATGCTAAACAAATACTAGGAAAAAAAACACAACAATTTAAAATtgtgaaaaggaagaaaacaacCTATCCAGAATATAAGACCATACTGCATTAGAAGAAGGGAAAAGCCACAGTTGATTTACCATTGCACAGGTAATGATTTTTACCGCTTCAGTCGGCGGAGGAGGGAAAATAGAGAATGATTTTCAGAAGTTTTCACGTCTTGGGAGTGTAAATAAATATGTTCCAATACATCGGGTACGGTTGCTCAATTTTGTTCAAAGGTATATATAGTACTAGTAGTTGGATACAACGCGTATGCTACGCGGATAGGACGCGTACATGTCGAATATTTTTTTGTATGACATGTCGAATAGTTGAAGAGCTCTAtacaatttatttatttcataagGCTCAAGCGAAAATGAAGAGACAATTTATTTTGCACATTCAGTTTGGGGTGAAAGTTAAAAGACAAGAATTTGTTTGCAAAccttaaaattcttttttttttttttttttttcattcttctCCCAACAATCCGTCTCATAGGCTACAGGCCGCAATGTAATAGGCTGCTGCTAGTACCACAATTTTCGACATCTTCCCTAAAACGTACAGATTCATGATCAATCATCCCTATAGTTTCTATCAAAATTGCAATGGATCAAAGAACTTGAACATGAAACGAAAATTGTGTATATTCCTTCCATCAGAATCTAACCACCAAACTAAACGagataatattaatataagacaaaaagaaaaggcaacAATTAATTTTAAAGTGCCATAAATTTATCTCTAGCTagtcaaataaataaataaaggatAAAGTGTACCAGAAACCACCAAACTAAATTTTGTTCTAGTCTAACCTGCTCAGCTCCTGAAAGTATTCAGCCAGTCCATTCTGTCAGTTTCTTTGGATGGAAATGTTAGGTGCTCTTTGCATACCACTAGACTGTGGACATTGCCAGATTCTTATGCTGACTAGCCCTTCCACGGCTGTCTCCACTGACATTTGCAGCAACGTTCTACTTCCATGGTCTGAATTCGGTTAGGATTTTCTGGGTTTCCCTATTTAGGATGTAAATCTGATGAAATGCTTATGCATAGAGAAAAGAGTATATGATTTGATCAATCTATCTAATTTGGTGCCTAAgaattttatttcaaataagaTTCCTGATTTGTCTTGCCAGTTTGGGGGTCTTGCaaatacaagtaaaatttcTGATTAAATGGGTGAGAGGGAATTGTATTCCTAGAATGCCAGAAAAAGACGATCATTTTTCGGATTGTAATGAGATTCAGTTATGTTAGGCATAATTAACCAGCCAAACCATATGTTTGAGTTGTACAAGTTGATgtagaaaaatggaagattggtcTGTGTTCAGAGTTTCTAACTCGCTCTTGCTTCTGTTCATGGTTACAGTTGGGGAAAGGCGATTTATCGAAGGAAAATGTCCAAACCGTGCCTGCTAAGATGGTGTGCAGTGCACGTTCACAGTATTCTAGTGTTGACGGAATGGGCTATATGTACACTGTCCAAGGTCGAGTGAGTCGATTGATTGACATAAAAATTAGTCCAATGGTctatatgaaaattttcaaatagtTTTATATGGCCTTTGGTGCACCCTACACATAATCAAtcttaaatttgaaattgaattAACTTTTAAGTTAAAAAATATGATATTAACTTGATTTGATTAAGAAATGATGCCATTTGTACTAATTTTAAAGTTGAAATATATaagattgaatttgaaatcaacTTATATAAAGTGATAGTATTTGATGTTAGTACAAAGAGAGTGCATAGCTAGCATACATCACAAGTTTTAATCAGGTGCAAGGAAGATTGTTGTATCTTGATTCCTTTTTTCCCCTCCAAAATACATACGATTTgcgaaaaaggaaaaattaagaGAGTTGAATTAAATCATGAGCTACATTGGGCTGTAAAATTCCTTTCGTCTGCCTCAATATCAGTCTTCCTGTATAAAAATTGCGAAGCAAATATGCTGTTGAAATTTGTCACGGGAAAATCATCAATTTAGTCCTCAAACTATTTCACTAAAGCTGATTTGGTCCCTCAACATTTTATCGCATGAATTAAGTCTCTTAACTAAAATTCTTGTGCCAATTTAGGACCCATACGGTGTCGCCATTCAAAACACATATTTCTGTACAGAAACCAACGGCGAGACATGGGCTTTTTTGGAAGTTCACGGTAGGATTTCTATGGGAAGCAAGATAGCAACCATTTTGCATCCAAATTGGGAGAAACCAATCATTTGGGCGTCTAGCTTCAAATAAAGCACAACTCTGAGATTTCATCTCATATGTGGCCGATCCATCCTCTATACGAGCACCATTTGCTGTGAAAAATCCAGGAAAAGGGAGAGCCGTGTCAACCAAACGAAACCATACCATATGTGCTGGAGGTGGGGGAAGAGTAATGCTCTCTGAAAAATCTGCGCCATTGAAGGCAGCAAACAAGTCACCACAGGCATTAGGAACAGAGTTAGACTCGATATCTTCAGAACTGGCCTTCAAGGTCATAGCTAGGAATCTGCTAGCTGCGTCATCCCACCTTGGTGGAGCCTGGTTGCTTCCATGCCACTCAATACTCTCTTCTCTCAAGAAATTCCTCTTCTGAAGAAGATCACTTCACCTTATTCTCAGTGaagtcaaaaaagaaataaactaCACGGTTTGGATACTAAAGCCACTTCTTAGAGCATTCCAGTCGAAGGAATTTCTGTCACCATATGCAGGAGAACCCCCAGAAGACTGACCACATTCATCTCCCATATTAAGGACCGGAACACCCAaggaaataaacaaaatgaaCAGAAAATTGCGAATTTGTTTAAGTCGTCTTTCTAACACGTCATTTTTTATTTGTAGCACCTTCTTCCCCACAATTCCAACTAAACTCCTTAGCCAACTTGGAGCTACTGAAGCTGACTAAATCCACTAGCGAAAGTCCAAAATTTCTAGcaataaaattgaaagagaaGGCAGGGCCTCGACCATCCAAGAAGACATTCCCGCTTCCACATATACGAGTAGCAAGGTCGCTCAGACGACCTTCACCCCTCAAGAAGTTTCTTATGTCATAACaaaatttgttatttatttctGCCCATTTCTTCCAGTGAAGGAAGAGGACTTCCTTTACCTTCATTTCACGTGGATCCCAAGAATCTGCAATTATCTTCACCTTTGAAAGTAAGGGATCAAAAGCTATTGCTTCAACCAAAGGTGGGCGTGACAAGTACTCCCCATGAAGGTGAGCCACTTCCTCTATTTTCTCGCTACTCGAAGGTTTCCCCAATTTGGATGCAAAATAGTTACTATTTTGCTTCTCGTAGAAATACTATTGTGTACTTCCAAAAAAACCCCTGCCTTGCCGTTGCTTTTCGTACACAAATATGTGTTTTGGACGGTGACACCGTATAGGTTCTAAATTGGCACAAGAATTTTAGTTAAGGGACTTAATTCATGCGATAAAATGTTGAGGGACCAAATCGACTTTAGTGAAATaatttggggactaaattggcgattttcccATTTGTCGCTCTCGTCCTTGTTTTCATATCTCCGCTTCCACaggcccccccccccccccaacgccagaaaaaagaaaaatttgcagACAAGCACTTAGAGACATGCACATGCACATTGAATACGTGCAGAAGCAGGAAATCAGGAGGGTTTCCATAAAAATGGGATGATCAGAGGCGGTCAAAGTTCAAGGTCATTCTAGAGTATGAGTTGAGTATGTTCCAGCGACGACGGTGACTCAATCAAAGATGGGTTGTTTTCtaaatcaacaaaataaacaataaaggTTGTTTGCCCTGGTAAAGATCATTAGCGTCTTTAACTTCGCAGAGGACATGAGCGGGAGAAAACTATCAGATGCTGTGCAGACGAACACACACACTGGAAATTACGCAGATTAAATCGGGGGCATCTGTCTCGATTGACAAGCATTTCTGTTGAGCTCTTAATACTACTGAACCTATTTCACCCCCCATATAGTCCCCAGCCAGACAGTAATCTATCATAACCCAAAAACTACAGTGAACTTTACCCTTGCAAATCCATAATCATCTTATCAGGAGTTTGATTGGGATTGGAACCAATAACAAGATCATTTTTACCTTTGCACGAATACTCCACGGCAACGCAGAGCCCAGAGAAGTCTGTACTCCCACGACTCCCCAAATTATATTTACTTCAAAAACAGACGGCAGTGTTTCCAGGTAGTTGTAACCAAGCATTTCCAGAAATCCTAAAGTTAAAAGAGTCGCTGAAAAGTATCATCCACCCAACTCTACCAATAGCATGACGAGACTTTGTTTTGCAGGTGTACTCGTTGTCTCAGCCATGTCATGAACATGAGATGCAGATGTTATCCTAGTCGCAATATTTTTAGGCGCAACATTCTGTTTATTGCTAGAAAAGAGTATAAAAATCACATCAacaatgcgtttcaaatttaaaagaCAAAAAGGAAAGAGGCTAGCGACATGCTTTGCAATACATATATCTCCATCTAACCTTCCAAgtcaaaatgaaaatgaaagaataAATTTCTACTTATTTACAAGCACTAGCAGCACATATCTCTTGGTTGTTGCAAAGCCTTCTCTGCACCATGCCGTAATTTATCAACCTGACAAATGCTCTAAATTAGACCCATACTGAAACCCAGAGCATGGTTTGTTGAAAAACTACAAAAGATTATCAGAATAGGAaaacttgaccaatgtgaaaaTAAGGAAACACCATTCCATGAACAATAAACAGAAGCTACCGATGTCCTAATTATCAAATAGAGAATCAAAAAAGGAGCTTAATACATGAAAATGATTCGGCAATTATCAAGTGAACCGCAATACCTGTTGTCCCTAATTTAATATGCTTCTCAACTGGACACCTCTGCTTTTCAGTAAATGCTGACCTCAAGAATCGATCAGTTTAGAGCAGCAGTAAGTAGGAAGAAGCCTTTATTGACCAGCAGCAAATTAATTACCTCCAACAACCAAAATTGCTTTTATACCCCAAAAAGGATTTGAACTTTACTGTACAAACTCAGTTAATTTGAAGCCTCAAGACAAATCAAAAGATCCCTGTCCTTCACTGATTGCATAAAGTAGTTTCTTGTACATGATTTCCTGTTTcaacaaataaatgaataagCAAAAAAGCAGTATAACATAATAACCGAAGAAAGAAGGTGGAGAGACTTTGTATTTCAATCTCCTTTTGTGGGAGGAGAAGAACAACATTAGAAATTCTCCAGTTGCATCATACTTTCCTCAACCAGCTAGCTTGAATATCGTCTCAAATAGGCCTCAACAGCAAAAagttttaaaaagaaaaggttGAGGACTCCTACCTTTGTGGAATAGGGAGGAAGCTTCAAGTAATTTGCACATGTCATTACACTAGGCAAGTCATCATCTGCAGATTCTGATGGCCCAATACTGCTGTTTGTCGTGTTACCTGCACTCGAAGAATGCTGTTGCAAAAAACCAAAATGACTAGTGAGAATGCacttaaagaagaaaaatatatagGCCCAGGAGTATCTACACCAATGCTTCATACCTTGCGCACAATTGTCAACTTAGGATTCAACACCGCCAAACCTCCAGGAGGAAGTCGAGGCGCACCAGTCACAAACTGGCAGAAGGCCCTTTGCTGCTCAGGGTTGAATTCTCCCATAATCTCCAGTAACTAGGGCAACAATTAAGACAAGAGATGAGTCATGAGAAGCAGAAAGAGGGGGAAGCTggagtgggagagagagggtgCCATTTCAATCATCTTTAACACTTATAGGAAGTGGGGGATTGGTAAAAGCAGAAAACGTACATTGACAATAGCAGGACTTTTTGCAGTATAGCCATGATCAAATTTGATGTGATCCACCAATGTATCAGCCTACATTTGGAAGAATTAGAAGCAAGCACATTTATTATTCTCtttattttccattttctcGGAAGGTGGAAGAGAGgtaaaaataaaactattatAAAGCAAgcgcagagagagagagagagagagagagagagagagagggaggaagGGAGAGAGGACCTTCCATAGCTCCCTACGACCACAAAGCAGATAGTCCAACTCATTTGGAGAGAATATTTGCAAAGTTGAGATATCAAAGACCTGACAATCATAAGCCCGGATTGGAAAAAATAGCTATTATCAGCTAAATGAGAATAAAGAGCCACACTTAAGGCACGTGCTATAAATGAGAAAATGTCACTTAAGAAGGATATTATAGGAAACCAAAGAAGTAACAGAGTAGACTATTCGACACATTAATCCACAAACGCAACCATTTACAATTACGTGTCAATAACTAGTCAGACCACAAAATGTTCCCAATAAAGAAACAAAATGACTGAATAGAGGAGGACCTGATTAAAGCCATATCTAAATGCTTCCATTTGCCTCCTAATCCCAGTCCTGACAATAGCATCAACCACCAGAGATACATAGTCATCCAAATTGTTGATATCCACCTGATATGATAAATAAAACCAGAGTGAGGAACAAGATGATAATGCCAAATACACAAAAACATCCCAATTAAACACAACTTACATCCTCATCGCCTGGTTTCAAGACATATTCAGGATACCCAGGAAGTGTAAAATCTAAACAGAGATCCTCAACTGGAGCCCCACGAAAAAGTAAATCATCAACTTTATCATGAATATGACCTGCAATCGACTCCAAATACTGTTTCCTGCAAACCAGCGCCTGCAATTCTTGCAATGTCTTACCCAAGGCAGCATCAAAAGAAAGAATATCGTGCAAATCAAGCTCCTGCATCAACATTTGCATGTTGAGATAT contains:
- the LOC113758137 gene encoding beta-galactosidase 13-like, which encodes MWPELIQRAKEGGLNVIQTYVFWNLHEPVQGQFIFDGNNDIVKFIKMIGEQGLYVTLRVGPYIEAEWNAGGFPYWLREVPNITFRSYNEPFMHHMQRYTDTIIDLMKKNKLFAPQGGPIIMAQIENEYNNVQLAYRDLGKKYVDWAANMAVSLYDQVPWVMCKQKDAPPTVISTCNGRHCGETFRGSNGPNKPTLWTENWTAQYRTFGDPPAQRAAEDIAFAVALFFARNGTLNNYYMYHGGTNFGRTSSSFVTTRYYDEAPLDEFGLPREPKFGHLRDLHRALRLSKKALLWGTPSVQQIDQDLQVITYENPNVQNVCAAFLINNRTTTPATISFRGVDYYLPAKSISILPDCKTVVYNTVTIASQHNSRNFEESSKVGVLDWEFFSESIPSMDQLSQESKAPLELYSLTKDTSDYAWYRTSIHFDKRDLPMKAGVIPVLQVLSLGHALLAYVNGEYIGFQHGNNIEKSFVFQKPISLKPGVNEISLLGMTVGFPNSGAYMEKRFAGPRVVTLQGLMSGTLDITMNNWKHQVGLNGERLQYFTEEGSSKVGWKKLNAAGNLGGVNAPLTWYKTYFDAPEGNGPVAIQMDKMAKGMIWVNGRNIGRYWVSFLSPLGQPTQSEYHIPRAFLKQTKNLLVVLEETGGDPREIKLVTVNRDTICSFITEYHPPQVKSWVRTGDQMRAVVENITSGAHLNCPGNQVIKAIEFASFGDPYGVCGTFAIGECNAPNALQIAEQYCKGKKECTIPMDKGLFFGANDACPQIAKTLAVQARCGNPGNNSS